The proteins below come from a single Ruficoccus amylovorans genomic window:
- a CDS encoding metal ABC transporter solute-binding protein, Zn/Mn family produces MNLLKTKNLFAKKLRPLALAVAAALTLATAVPTALEAAPDKYPYTAVTTVGMITDIVRNVAGDKAEVEGLIGEGVDPHLYKPTRGDVMALSRADIIFYSGLMLEGKMADVLIRVARKGKPVYAVTEEILDQGDYVMTDEQEHYDPHVWMDVGGWIMATDVVGDALGEYDPANVAYYRQNADAYMEKLRKLDAYVREVIATIPENQRVLVTAHDAFNYMGRAYDLEVMGIQGISTESEAGVKDIENLVNFLVENHIPAVFVETSVSDKNVRALVEGARARGHDLKIGGSLFSDAMGAPGTYEGTYIGMLDHNATTIAKALGGNPPAKGLNGKLSNGQ; encoded by the coding sequence ATGAACCTGTTGAAAACAAAAAATCTATTCGCAAAGAAACTGCGCCCGCTGGCGCTCGCCGTTGCGGCTGCGCTGACGCTTGCCACGGCTGTCCCCACTGCGCTCGAAGCCGCGCCAGACAAATACCCCTATACGGCGGTGACGACCGTGGGGATGATCACAGATATCGTGCGCAATGTCGCTGGTGATAAGGCCGAGGTCGAGGGGCTGATTGGTGAGGGCGTGGACCCCCACCTGTACAAGCCGACGCGCGGCGATGTCATGGCGTTGAGCCGGGCGGATATCATCTTCTACAGCGGCCTTATGCTGGAAGGGAAAATGGCCGACGTGCTCATTCGCGTGGCCCGCAAGGGCAAGCCGGTCTATGCCGTGACGGAGGAGATTCTCGACCAGGGCGACTACGTCATGACCGACGAGCAGGAGCACTATGACCCACACGTATGGATGGATGTGGGCGGCTGGATCATGGCGACCGATGTGGTTGGCGATGCCCTTGGCGAGTACGACCCGGCCAACGTCGCCTACTACCGTCAAAACGCCGACGCCTACATGGAAAAGCTACGCAAACTTGACGCCTATGTGCGCGAAGTCATCGCCACCATCCCCGAGAACCAGCGTGTACTGGTCACGGCGCACGATGCGTTCAACTACATGGGCCGGGCCTACGATCTGGAGGTGATGGGCATTCAGGGCATCAGCACCGAGTCGGAGGCCGGGGTCAAGGACATCGAAAATCTGGTCAACTTCCTCGTCGAAAACCACATCCCGGCTGTTTTCGTGGAGACCTCGGTGTCGGACAAAAACGTCCGCGCACTGGTCGAGGGCGCACGTGCTCGCGGGCACGACCTGAAGATCGGAGGCTCGCTCTTTTCTGACGCGATGGGGGCTCCCGGCACCTACGAGGGCACCTACATCGGCATGCTCGACCACAACGCCACCACCATCGCCAAAGCCCTCGGCGGCAATCCGCCCGCCAAGGGCCTTAACGGCAAGCTTTCCAACGGACAATAA
- a CDS encoding metal ABC transporter ATP-binding protein — MSKSEPQSVAYQAGKSAGPLPLSVRDLTVAYHRKPVIWDVDLQIPEGKLVGIVGPNGAGKSTLIKACLELIPSASGQVQIYGKPYKKQRSVVGYVPQRESVDWDFPVSALDVVAMGLYGRIGWFRPVGKSHKALARQALERVGIAHLADRQISQLSGGQQQRVFLARALAQDAQLYFMDEPFAAVDAATERAIVALLKELKTQGKTTLVVHHDLATVAQYFDWVVMLNMRVVAAGPTQEVFTQENLKKTYGGKLTLLAEAEHALSQLKVQ, encoded by the coding sequence ATGTCCAAATCCGAACCTCAATCCGTCGCGTATCAGGCGGGCAAGTCCGCAGGTCCGCTCCCTCTCTCGGTGCGGGACCTGACCGTGGCGTATCACCGCAAGCCCGTCATCTGGGACGTGGACCTGCAAATCCCCGAGGGTAAGCTGGTCGGTATCGTTGGCCCCAACGGCGCAGGCAAGTCCACCCTGATCAAAGCCTGTCTGGAACTGATCCCATCTGCTTCGGGGCAGGTACAGATTTACGGCAAGCCCTACAAAAAGCAGCGCTCCGTCGTCGGCTACGTGCCCCAGCGCGAGAGCGTGGACTGGGATTTTCCGGTCAGTGCGCTGGATGTCGTGGCGATGGGGCTTTATGGACGTATCGGCTGGTTTCGTCCGGTGGGGAAGAGCCACAAGGCGCTTGCCCGTCAGGCGTTGGAACGCGTGGGAATCGCCCACCTGGCCGACCGGCAGATCAGCCAGCTTTCCGGCGGGCAACAGCAGCGGGTCTTTCTGGCCCGGGCACTGGCGCAGGACGCGCAGCTCTACTTCATGGACGAGCCCTTCGCGGCGGTGGACGCCGCCACCGAGCGTGCCATTGTCGCATTGCTCAAGGAGCTGAAGACACAGGGCAAGACGACGCTGGTGGTGCATCACGATCTCGCCACCGTTGCCCAGTACTTCGACTGGGTCGTGATGCTGAACATGCGTGTCGTCGCAGCCGGACCGACGCAGGAAGTCTTTACCCAGGAAAATCTGAAAAAGACCTACGGCGGCAAACTCACGCTGTTGGCAGAAGCCGAGCACGCACTCTCGCAGTTGAAAGTCCAATGA
- a CDS encoding iron chelate uptake ABC transporter family permease subunit → MKRLPLILTTVVLTLAGTGMAGAHGDSPSPARSAGLYNTQFAWPSMEDIFRVATLQDYNTRLVVLTTFILGLASGLIGSFLLLRKRSLMGDALSHACLPGIGLAFIIMVAAGETGKYLPGLLAGAAITGVAGVGLVMAVRNTSRIKDDTAMSLVLSVFFGGGISILAMAQDMPGASAAGLEYFIYGKTASMVMQDFWLLTGVAGLVLLGSLLLMKEFTLLCFDEGYGKSLGWPVHTLDLVMLALVTLVTVVGLQAVGLILIIAFLITPAAAARFWTENLKKMLLLAAVIGALSGWLGAAVSALLPRLPAGAVIVLTAASLFLLSMIFGSARGVLKRALGHARLKRKVGRQHLLRAVYEIQEAHCENESQAPANVPVPFDELSRKRSWTLKQLRKLIQRAGREDHIESFDGETLSLSESGYGEAARITRNHRLWEIFLITHADIAASHVDRDADSVEHVLSPDMVRELEQKLDMRTVPASPHPLNQGESLS, encoded by the coding sequence ATGAAACGCCTCCCGCTCATTCTCACGACCGTAGTGCTGACGCTCGCCGGGACAGGCATGGCCGGAGCGCACGGCGACAGCCCGTCTCCCGCCCGGAGCGCGGGCTTGTATAACACGCAGTTCGCTTGGCCGTCGATGGAGGACATCTTTCGCGTGGCCACGCTTCAGGACTACAACACGCGGCTGGTCGTACTCACGACATTTATTCTCGGGCTCGCCTCGGGGCTGATCGGAAGCTTTCTGCTGTTGCGCAAGCGTTCGCTCATGGGCGACGCACTTTCGCACGCGTGTCTGCCGGGCATCGGCCTGGCCTTTATCATCATGGTCGCTGCCGGAGAAACGGGAAAGTATCTGCCCGGCTTGCTGGCCGGGGCCGCCATCACCGGGGTGGCGGGTGTCGGACTGGTCATGGCTGTGAGGAACACCTCGCGCATCAAGGACGACACCGCGATGAGCCTTGTGCTGAGTGTCTTTTTCGGCGGCGGCATCTCCATCCTCGCCATGGCGCAGGACATGCCGGGAGCCAGCGCCGCCGGGCTGGAGTATTTTATCTACGGCAAGACCGCCTCGATGGTCATGCAGGATTTCTGGTTGCTGACCGGCGTGGCCGGGCTGGTGCTGCTTGGCTCGCTTCTGCTGATGAAGGAGTTCACGCTGCTGTGCTTTGACGAGGGCTACGGAAAAAGTCTCGGCTGGCCCGTTCACACGCTGGACCTGGTCATGCTTGCGCTCGTCACACTCGTGACCGTGGTCGGACTGCAAGCGGTCGGCCTCATCCTGATCATCGCCTTCCTCATTACACCGGCTGCCGCCGCCCGTTTCTGGACCGAGAACCTGAAAAAGATGCTCTTGCTGGCCGCCGTAATCGGGGCGCTCAGCGGCTGGCTTGGGGCGGCGGTCAGCGCCTTGTTGCCACGGTTACCCGCCGGGGCTGTCATCGTATTGACGGCGGCCAGCCTGTTTCTGCTCAGCATGATTTTCGGCAGCGCGCGGGGCGTGCTCAAGCGCGCGCTCGGCCATGCGCGACTCAAGCGCAAAGTCGGCCGCCAACACCTGTTGCGGGCGGTTTACGAGATACAGGAAGCGCATTGTGAAAACGAGTCACAAGCGCCTGCCAATGTGCCGGTCCCTTTTGACGAACTGTCTCGCAAGCGGAGTTGGACACTGAAGCAGTTGCGTAAGCTCATCCAACGCGCCGGGCGTGAAGACCACATCGAGTCTTTCGATGGCGAAACTCTCAGCCTGTCCGAATCCGGCTATGGCGAGGCTGCCCGCATCACCCGCAACCACCGCCTGTGGGAAATCTTTCTCATCACCCACGCCGACATCGCGGCCAGCCACGTGGACCGGGACGCCGATTCGGTCGAGCACGTCCTGAGCCCCGACATGGTGCGTGAGCTCGAACAGAAACTCGATATGCGCACGGTGCCTGCCAGCCCGCATCCGCTCAACCAAGGAGAATCACTTTCATGA
- a CDS encoding metal ABC transporter permease: protein MNWYAYDTWIVIIGALCAIAAALPGTFLVLRRMSMMGDAISHAVLPGLAVAFLVTGTRASLAMFAGAAIVGVLTAVFTQWISSWGKVDRGASMGIVFTTLFAFGLLLIVQAADHVDLDPGCVLYGAIELTPLDVLADIEVGGILLEIPRAAVVLGAVAVVNLLLIVSLYKEYKISAFDPDLATTQGVNAGLMHYLLMTQVAVTTVASFEAVGSIIVIAMLIVPAATAHLLTDRLGLMLVLATGFGALSSFVGHVLALWLPPLMGFAGTTTSGMMAVATGLFFLLAWLFSPRYGVVRRIGRQRLDVAELPEEERLA from the coding sequence ATGAACTGGTACGCTTACGATACCTGGATCGTTATTATCGGCGCGCTCTGCGCCATCGCTGCCGCCTTGCCGGGAACGTTTCTCGTCCTGCGGCGCATGAGTATGATGGGCGATGCAATCAGCCACGCCGTCCTGCCGGGGCTGGCCGTGGCCTTTCTCGTCACGGGCACCCGGGCAAGCCTGGCCATGTTCGCGGGGGCCGCTATCGTCGGCGTCCTGACGGCAGTCTTCACCCAATGGATCAGCAGTTGGGGCAAAGTGGACCGGGGAGCCTCCATGGGCATCGTCTTTACCACGCTGTTTGCCTTTGGACTGTTGCTGATCGTGCAAGCCGCCGACCATGTCGATCTAGATCCGGGATGCGTCCTCTACGGGGCTATCGAGTTGACCCCGCTGGATGTACTGGCCGATATCGAAGTCGGCGGCATTCTGCTGGAAATCCCCCGGGCCGCTGTCGTGCTGGGGGCAGTTGCTGTTGTCAACCTGCTGCTCATTGTGAGCTTGTACAAGGAATACAAAATCAGCGCCTTTGACCCGGACCTGGCGACCACGCAGGGCGTCAATGCCGGGCTCATGCACTACCTGCTGATGACGCAGGTCGCCGTGACTACGGTGGCGTCCTTCGAAGCGGTGGGGAGCATCATCGTGATCGCCATGCTCATCGTCCCCGCCGCTACCGCGCACCTGCTCACAGACCGCCTCGGGCTGATGCTGGTGCTGGCGACTGGTTTCGGGGCTTTATCGTCGTTTGTCGGGCATGTGCTCGCCCTGTGGTTGCCACCGCTGATGGGATTCGCGGGCACAACCACCTCCGGCATGATGGCTGTGGCCACGGGCCTGTTTTTCCTGCTGGCCTGGTTGTTTTCACCCCGCTATGGCGTGGTGCGCCGCATTGGGCGTCAGCGTTTGGACGTTGCGGAGTTGCCCGAAGAAGAGAGACTGGCGTGA